The genome window ACGGTCAACCGGCGGTCGCGGCGGTCGACGACTGTGCCGGGGAGGATCGTGTCCATCCCGACGATCCGGGCGACCTCCACGCTGGAGGGATCCTGAAACACCTCCGGGAGCGGACCGCGCTGGCGGATCGTTCCCTGGTCCATGACGGCGACGTCGTCGCCGAGGTTGGCTGCTTCGGTCGGATCGTGAGTGACGAGCAGAACGGGGACCTGGTGGCGGACGAGATACCGACGGAGTTCCCCCTGAAGCTCGTTTCGCAACGGGCCATCCAGCGCCGAGAGGGGCTCGTCGAGGAGCAAGAGCCGCGGACGGCGGATCAGCGTGCGGGCGAGGGCGATCCGCTGCTGCTGGCCTCCTGAGACCTGATGCGGGTAGCGGTCCCGCAGGTCGGTCAGATCGAACGACTTCAGCGCTTCCTCCAGGCGGGATTGCCGTTCCGGGGCCGGAAGGCGGGCGATGCCGAAGGCGACGTTCTCCGCCACGCTCAGATGGGGAAAAAGGGCATACTCCTGGAACATCAGGCCGATGTCGCGCTGCTGCGGCGGGAGCCAGATGCCTCGCTCGGTGTCGCACCAGGTTTCATCGCCGAACCGGATCGTGCCCGACTCGGGACGCTCGAGCCCCGCCAGGACGCGGAGGAGGGTCGACTTGCCCGCCCCGGAAGGGCCGAACAGGACCGTCACGTGGAAGGTGTCGATGGGGATCCGCAGGTCCGCTTCGACGACGGGCCCAGCCGGGAAGC of Planctomyces sp. SH-PL14 contains these proteins:
- a CDS encoding ABC transporter ATP-binding protein; amino-acid sequence: MTGQLEATFRRRFPAGPVVEADLRIPIDTFHVTVLFGPSGAGKSTLLRVLAGLERPESGTIRFGDETWCDTERGIWLPPQQRDIGLMFQEYALFPHLSVAENVAFGIARLPAPERQSRLEEALKSFDLTDLRDRYPHQVSGGQQQRIALARTLIRRPRLLLLDEPLSALDGPLRNELQGELRRYLVRHQVPVLLVTHDPTEAANLGDDVAVMDQGTIRQRGPLPEVFQDPSSVEVARIVGMDTILPGTVVDRRDRRLTVDTAGVRWTVSAADGKEMSRSVHLCFRAEDVRVRKETATRDDAENAHVGRIERISSDGPMTRIEIRSSVTLSALLTKGGVRELGVAVGDNVRFDVPAAVIRPIDRME